The following nucleotide sequence is from Citrus sinensis cultivar Valencia sweet orange chromosome 6, DVS_A1.0, whole genome shotgun sequence.
CTGATaaagtcaaaaaaatttattatgattaaaatttaaaaatataatacaattttaaaaatttcacataatttcaATATCGCTGCATCATACTAAAGAATGGGCCAATAAAAAGCCCTTACGAAAATTTCTGAAGGCCCCCAAGGTcccaacaaaaatattaagttaaaaaaaatattaaaaaaaatatgaagctAATGAAACTCGGAGGCTGGACAATATTTGGGCGGCAAAGCAAACTAACCACCTTACAAACAAGGGTTTCGGCTAACGGATCCTCCTCTGTGGCTCCCACTCTGGGAACGGACCAATGTATATCACGTCTACTTTCCTAATcctaggtttttttttttcattttttttccaattaaacttaatgtttttatttctatttaatttttctggggtttttttatgatatatgtCGTCATTGTTATTAGTAGCATCTTCTGCTGCTTTAATGGCTCAAAATTGTTTGCTTCTGATCTGGGTATTGTTTTGAATGTTGAATTGTTAGTACCCAACTAAATAAAACTACTTGAAAACCACTCAGCTAAGCGCtgtttttaatcatatatGTATTACCCATAATATTCATAATTGGAAATGAAATTTGACAGTTTGGGAGTCCAATATTTGCAATATTAGCTATCCTGAGGGTTGTGTGAAGCAGCTAAGAGATGGGCAGAGGCAGCAATAACAGTGGAGGGTTACATGGAGGAAGCACAGTGTATCGACGCCTTGGATCAGCTCAACAACTCTTCTATAACCTGTCAACTTCCAGATTCTACTCTGGGTTTTATAACCCACTCCCTCTGCAAAGTTATGTAGGTTTCTTGTTATATGTATTAGGCTTTGTCCTTCTGATTTGCTGCTGTGTTATGCCAATGGATACTTGGGTAGAGTTTATAGTCTACAAGTTTCTGCTTTATGTGTTCTTCTCCttttaattggaaaaaaaaatgtgtttgaGTTGGTcgtttaaaattatattataacatatcttctttttatttattgacttACTTTATTGCTGTTGTtttcaattggaaaaaaattatttctcttcGTCTTTTAGGTAAATCTATAGAACATGAGGATACAATAAGAGTtctgtatttatttatttttggttaagTCTaggaaaaaagtaaatttaggTTTATTAGCATGATGGGTAGACATTTAACATGAATCaagtttacatattttttcttgGTGGCATTACCAAATTCATTCATCCTTGTCAAAACACAAATTGCTTCTAATAATTCTAGTGTGAGTAACAGGAAGAAACActaaatgaggaaaaaaaaagaaaggaacaaacaaacaaacaaattctGTAAATGAAAATAGGCTTTAGATTATACAGTATGGTCTGGAATTGTGTCCCGAACCAGTAATTGCAAATGGGAAGGAGATATGCCCCTATGCTTGTAAGTCATACAATTGACCAGATATTTTTGAATGTAAAATGTTTCCCAATTTTCTTAACCTGTTGCATTATGTACTCTCATCTGTATCTTTTAGAGATGTTCATAATGATTTATGGCTACTTTTGGATGGTTTGCTTTTATACTTTTcccattatttaatatatattcccACTTtacttaaagaaaatatttcccagttcacataatttctcaattttttctttacttgcAATCACTGTTTGTTTGTAGTTTGTacctcattttaatttatggatGATGATTCCACCGATGATTGCTAAAATTTTACCCAATGGGGTCAATCTTTGGTTCAGTGCTTAATGGTTGAATCTACCCACTTAAAGCTTTAGCTAATTCCTTCCCAAACacctcccccccccccaaaaaaaaactttttgcAAGCCACAGAATTTTACCATCGATTGTTTTATTGTCATGAATAGTGTGTCAAGAGAGGCAATGATGATATGGATGACACTTCAGTTATATTgattaataagaaaagaagGAGACACAATTTGGAtgaagatcttacttctcttcTGTCGATAATGAAGgaagttaaagaaaatgatatcCTGATCGGCTTAGTGAATTACCTGatgatattattgtttttattttgtcgcTCTTGATGAAAAAGGCAGTCCATACCAGCATCCTATCAAGAATATGGAGATACGTGTGGACATGTCTTACTGGTTGTTTGGACTTTGAGGATCAATTATGTTTTGAGCTCACTTCAGAATTGGATTAGATTAAGGTGTGTATAGAAGAGAGTTGAACTTTACATCTGCCGTATGGAGAACCACTGAGCAATACACTTTTCTGTCACATGTGGATAGTTATTCCAACCTTAGGTCTCTTACAGCGTTGCACTTCGCAAGTGTAGATAAAACAGGAAAGattgtcaaaaatttattatcctGCTGTACTGTCCCTTTCTTTAGATGTTGTGTATTGAGAGGACTACATGCCTGAAGAGTCTTAAAGTTTCTGGTCCATTACTCAAGTTGAGGCGCTTAGGGGTTGAAGTATTTTAACAGTTTGGAGGATCTTAAAATTGATGCTGATGATCTGAcatcatttgaattttttgggAGCAACACAACCATTTCTTTTGAAATGTCCCAAGCCTTGCTGAGGTATCTTTTGATTGTGGTTTTTCCTTCTACTTCACGCATAACATTAATCAGCTCCCCTGTTTTCTCTTCCAACTGCAGACTCCTAAGTTGGAAATTTTTGGGATTCCGGTTGGTGTGTTTTATctttgttttgataatttttttatcattcatttttcttttaatattgccGAACCAAATTGTTTTAGGTGCCTGAGGCTGCCCCATACAATATTCCTCAACCATATAGTGTCAAGCATTTGGATAGTGCAGTTGAGGATGATGACTGCCTTCTTTCTTGTGCTGCCTTCTTTAAAGCATCTCCttcattttacaaatttgtaCTCAAAAGGTAGATTCTTTTTCTGTCTACTGTGACATTatgtaatttcaaaaatataaatgttgtCTATC
It contains:
- the LOC102620283 gene encoding uncharacterized protein LOC102620283: MGRGSNNSGGLHGGSTVYRRLGSAQQLFYNLSTSRFYSGFYNPLPLQSYVPEAAPYNIPQPYSVKHLDSAVEDDDCLLSCAAFFKASPSFYKFVLKRYFQ